The genomic DNA AATCCTTGCATGAGGAAAAGAGTTGCTGTGGGTAATTCTCAGGTTGTTCATAACTTCAAAAGTCCTTCCTGGATGttacaaattgagaaatttacCAAACAGAGGAAGAGCCTGGGGATTTCGATTTGCCTCCCTGACTACTAAGAACCATCAGTGCACATGATTCTGATTTTGGCTGATGGTCCTCAGTGGCTTTTAGTCAGGAAAATTAATATTATATTCCCCGACAAAGATTGTTCATACTTCAAATACGTAAAGTGAAATAATGACATAGCAAGACATAGAGTTTAGGTGTAAAACTTTGTTTCCACCAAGTCTAGAGTCCAATTTCTTAAATATTGAGAAATTGCAAGAACATCCCCTGCCCTCTGAAAAATCCGTGTTCTTAATGGATGTGTTTCCACTACCACATAAAAGTGTGATGATTACTTCGGACCCACCTCTTGGgttgaacaaagagaaaaatagttgATTTGATTCACTTCCAGCAAGAGAGGCCAGTGATAGTTCTTTGTAGTTTGTGGTGAAGTGCGAGTCAAAGCAGTTGCATTTCAAGTCTAGTTTTGAGTATTTTTAGCTACGTGACTTTGGCAATTTATTTAGCCTCTCcatccctcagttttctcatctgtaagagcAGTACAATAATATCTATCTCTCAGGCAATAAAGACTAACCTGGAACAAAGTAGTTTCTTGATAAATGTTAGTTCCTTTCTCAAGCCTCCTAATTCAAGCTCCtctttaaatgagaaaactgagggttcAATCATTTGAGCACCCTTAATTTTTCTCATATGTATTACCATTCTTTATACCTATGTGTGAATGATTAATTTTTAGTGCttctaagaaatctttttttttccaccagtCTTTTTCAGGAAGCTTCTGGAAACAATGCATTCatattctctatatattttcTGTCAGTTATGTGGCAACAATATAAAGATGTATGATGTATTTCCCTTCTTATAAACATTAATCCATCAAATATCGGTATTGACATTTATTGGTAATCTTGTTTCATACTGGACCTCGTGCAGGATCCTTATGATACGGCGATTACAAAGATGAGAAGCTTTCAACCTAAGGTAAGGTCTTTTGGCAGCAAATACACTCAAAGTTTTCTCTGACAAAGCTTTTCTTGAAAGCTGAATGAAAAGGAActagatattttgagagagagagggagacagcaATAGTGTCTTAGGTGGCATTGCCTAGAATCAAACTCTGAGAGGAGATTTGCATGCAGGAAATTTGAGGAATGCTCTAAAAATTAACATCTGTCAGGAAGTAAGCAAGCAGCAGTGGGCAAAGGAAGAGCTGCTGTGTGACAGAAGATTCGGGTGGCCCTGTGAGAAGCTCTGGAGCTGGCCTGGCTTTGCAGAGTTATTCTGAATTTTGGCAAGGAGGCAGACCTCTGAATCTGCCCATTGACCAGCCATTAGATGTGGGCTACCCCTGGGGAGTGGGCATAGCTTTGGGTGAGACAGCGCCCTCAGGCGGTGAGCTATGCCCAGGGGGGACGTTTGTTCTGCGTGATCTGCTGCCATCTTTCCCAGCAAAGGAAGAAAGCTGTGGTGCACCCTCCAGAGGATCCTGAAAGGGCATCCTGGAGGTGCATCATGGtttctggggctggggaggggcaaggaggggaggagagggacagagcaggaggaggagaagaaaggaaacgggatgggaagggaggagggaggaaggctcttgtctttcattgtctttttctctctttcctactctcctcttccttctctctctctctttctctctctcctgctcccttccttcctccttcttcatttattcatgacAAATGTAACGATACTACTTAAAAGAGGAGGACGAACAGGAGGACCAAGGTGTCCCAGCAAAAATCTCAGCCAGTAGCCAGCACGAAACACCTCCCACGTGAAAGAGGCCAGTTTGGACTTTTCAGCCATTCCAGTTGCCCTCTGACCACACCAACTCAAGTGAGCTCAGGCAAGATGAAAACAGAAGAACCCCTCATTAGCACACAGAGTTATCAGAAATTACAAACCTTTGCcgtaagccactaagtttggagATGGCTTGTTATGCAGTAAAAGAGGATCAGAAAAGGATGGTCAGGCATCTGATGTTCAACAAATAGTAACaatcaatataattaaaataaaaatcctcagGCTTGCACAACTTTGCATTGTTCCTGTATAACAGCACCCAGGAAGATATTTCCCCATCAGCTCTTTCAccttcccccctctccctccactccccacACCATGCCTCACCCCTGGATAAGATACAGCCTCAATTATATTAGTGCCAGAGTATTTGAGGTCTGGATCATTCTTGGGCACTCAGAGTTATACAGAAGACATATTAGATTTCAGCACTTATAGGAAAGCTTTTGTTGGCTAGTATTTCAATTTATTGATTAAAGCGCTTTAACAAACTGACCCTCCATTTTATCATCTCTAGGATCTTCTGTAcccattgggtttttttgttgttgttttaacatctttattggagtataatggctttacaatggtgtgttagtttctgctttataacaaagtgaatcagttatacatatacgtatatccccaaatcctctccctcttgcatctccctcccaccctccctctcctaaccctctaggtggtcacaaagcaccgagctgatctccctgtgctacgcggctgcttcccactagctatctgttttacatttggtagtgtatatatgtccatgccactctctcgttgcatcccagcttacccttcccccttcccgtgtcctcaagcccattctctacatctgtatctttattcctgtcctgcccctagtgtATCGGTTGTTTTATTACTAATTTGTAGGCAGTGGCTTATCCCCTTCATATTTAGGAGATGTCAGCTCAAAACATTCTAATTAATGCAGAattaatatatgttttaattttaaaggctAATGTTCCTCCAgtgtctctagatattttcttttgaaatagctAACAGATAAGTTCTGTTCTGAGTCTTAGAAAACTTGCTAGTTTCCTGAATGACACTGCTATTTATAAGACAATGacttaaaggaaaaagagataaagtaacttaccacaaaaaaaaaaacccagggtgACAAAGTAAGAGTCATAAAAAGCTGTCAAGTTATTTTTAAACCCAAGAGCCTCTGACACTAATTTTCTAGCATTCTCTGAAGTAATAACTTTGCATAAAGTAACTTCTTTTGCTTgaataactgattttaaaatattttttacccaTTTCTGTATAGTCAGGTTATTCAAGTCAGTATTATGTTTCTCTTCATGGAAATCCAAGAAAATCATGCATGTGACAGTAATAGCAGTTagcaatagtagtagtagtaatagcaaATTAGTATTTATATCCCATTGCTTTGCACAAATATTTGAGAtctcacttttaaaaaagaagtagttAAATGACTAAGTCACACAGCAAAGAGACTTtgtaatgcctggcacatagtagatacttaatacatattgaagaaatgaaaactagCAAAACGTTATTTACCTCACACGCTAATAGGCTTGTGAAATTTTAGTGACTCAAGAAATGTGTTAATACTTCCTCACAAACCTTGCTGTCGATGTGTCTTTTGTGACAAAATACACTTGTTGATTAAGACAATGAGTTGATGATCCTGTGCTACATGCCTACCTCTTTCCTGGTATCAACTAAGTCAAGTAGCATCATTAGCTCAGAAAACTTCCATATAGTTTCCCCAAAAGGATTAGGAACTTTTGACTAATCTTAGTAAGTGAACCAGGAAGGAAATGTGGATAGTGTTTGTATGGGggtcggggagggggaagcgtacaTTGAAACTCACAGATATAGTAAACAGTACGTGTTGCAGAGAGGAGAGGTGGGATGGACAGAAAAAGAATGATACGATGAATAATGCCAAAAAACTTTATATCTTGCTGTGGAAATGGTTTTGAGCTTATGGTTGAATACAAACATATCTGATTTGTGAATCAGCAATAGTTTAATCACAATAATGGGGAAAGGCTATACCATCATCACTCAGGAAGAACCAGAAGGAAGTTTGCTCTCCTGATTCTATTTCCTGTTGAAATTCTTTCTATAATTCACTTCACATGGTCACTCTTAGAAGGATACTAAGTTTTTTCAGCTTAAGATTTTCCTTAAGCTTACCTACTAGACTATGAATTTTGGGGTTGGGAGAGGTGGAAAATCAGGTTAATTTAATATGTTCTACTGCTAGACTGTAAgttataagaagaaaacaaatgggcTGGAGAAAAATATGGAATACATTGTAAAACAGGAAATAAGAACTTCAGTAGGCATAGTCAGTAACTGCTAAACAACAGGAGAAATTGGCTTAAAATTTTTTACAAGTTGGAAATCATTTACTGCAGTCATTCTTTTGATAAAAAGTAATcttatacatttaatattttaagagtttcttctaaaattttgaaggtataaataaataagaaaaaaagaaaatgggaagttTGAATATTGTGTAAGATTTGGACATAGTTGTAAGAGGAAGACAACCTGTGTCTGGGGCCTCATCCTTTTTGCCCAGCCTTCCAAAGCACCTTTTTATACCACAGGTACTTTGGGCCATGTGAAGTCTAATTTGAGAATTGTGactgattagaaatgaaaatgaaactttcCTTTAGTGATACATATTCACTGATTTATTCACTAACACTGTTTAGCTAAGACCTGCTGTATATTGTGTTACCTTACACATTATAGGATACATGAGGTCTTCAAAGAAACCTTGGACATGTCTCTGTATTCAAAAGTGTACAGAGGGGGGTTCTGTGCCCATGAGTCTAGACGTTCAGATTGTCTAACCATTGTACTACTTGTGCATTTCAGTTAATATTGCTGTGCATTAAAGAATAAACAGGTCCTAAtgcccaaaatatattaaaagtagaGGTAGTAAAATAATCCCTTTATAAAtgctcttttattgttttttaggaAGGGCTGTGTCTTCTGGGAGTGTCTATGTTAATCCACTTCTTAGAGCTAGATGTAGTCCTGTACTTAGTCGTTGAAATGCTGGTGGAAGGGTAAGAGGAAGGGTGAAAGGAAGGGCTCTTGGCTAATATCTCCATGTCTAGAAGACAGTTTTAGGTTATAACCATAGGCTGTATGTGCAGTTTTGTAAAGTACCTATGTTTATTGTGGACAAGCTTCATTCTTTACTTTGCAACATCTAAGATTTTTAGATGATCAGAGGTGACGATGTAGGATAAAAAGTAGAGCtagtgggcttccccggtggcgcagtggttgagagtccgcctgccgatgcagggtacatgggttcgtgccccggtccgggaagatcccacatgccacggagcggctaggcccgtgagccatggccgctgaacctgcgcgtccggagcctgtgctccgcaacagaagaggccacaacagcgagaggcccgcataccgcaaaaaaaaaaaaaaaaaaaaaatagagctagtGAATTAACcaatttgtaaatatctttgttataactgattttttaaaaaagcagcacCTTGGATATGGAATGGTTAAACTGTCTCAGAAATATACGTCAGGACTCTTTCATTAGGTTGGCAGAAGAGGGGCAGAAGGAAGTATAAAGGGAGGGATGTATGTGGATgtgttcatatttatattttgatgataaccattgaTGTGTGTGCATCTCTTGGCTGTGCTATAGGAATATATTGTTAAGTGAGTCAGTGGAAACATACCTTCTTGCTAATACTTTAATTGTTTAGATCAGATAATGAATCCTCTTAGAAGCATTATGCTTTGTGTACTCTGTTGTGTTATGTCTCATTTTGAATTTAACATTAAGGGAATGTAGTATTTTAATCATAAGTCTGCCAATATCTGTCTAAAGGCCTGTtgccatttttgtcttttatgaaatttttattgCCAAGAAAGGCaggattatatttttttccttccagattgACTTGCTGTAGTGTATTCTTGGTTATAAAAATACTCATATAGCTGTGGGACTTTGAAATGGTAAATGTTCGTGATGTGGGAAAAAGCATGATACATAACTGTAAAATATGAATTACATAAATTCAGATACATGGATGCTTAGTTGTGTAGATACACAAATGAGATTTAGAAGGATGCATCAAACAGTAAACTGCTTGTGATTATGGACGACTGATTTTTGCTTCTTGTGTTTTTCGGTTTCCTATTATGCACatgttaacttttaagaaataaatgttattttaaaaaccttaaaaaaaaagtgtacagtcCTGTTGAGGAAGCAGGTCTCATAGATGGGGCAGAGATCCAGACAATAGCATATGCAAGCCAGTATGTGATGTGCAGGTCTATCTCTGCATAGCTGCAGGGCTTTGTCGTGTGGGGTTTGAGATCAAGACCCTTAATTGGTGTCTGAGACTTGAGGAATAAAGATGTTACTGCAGTTCATATAAAAGTTCAAAAATGGAAACACCTTCAAGGTCACCAATGGGACAGAAGTTGAACAACAAGAGCCCATGCTATAGAATGTTATGCAGACGTTGAAAAGAATGGGGAAAAGTGACACTGAGGTAGCATGCAAGGATGCTGAAGACATATTTTTGAAGGACAAAAGCTATATAATAatcccatttatatttaaaaaatctatgtctACCTCTCTATATGTTTATCtctatgtattgggttggccaaaaagttaccCAATATTATGTGTGTGgctctatgtatatgtatatgtgtatatagaaaTGTAGAGAGAATAGAAAACTAGTGCCAAATTGTTACCAGTGGTTACCATCGGAGACCGGGAATGTGGAGTAATGATGAAGAGGAACTTGCATGCTTTATCCCACATGCATCTGCAGGTTATGAATCTTTTACAGTGAATTGTATTATACATTTCTCAGCTagattaataatgaaaaataaagctgCTGGGTCTTGTTTTCTAGCGTATACTCAGATGATAGAAAAAAgtagtttattttataacagAAAGGAGGATGAGTTTGCTTCTAGTTTCTGGATAAAATTACAAAAGATGATATATTTGGAAGACAGAAAGAAGCCCATAAACTAATATGCAAAGTGAGACTTTGATGGTAATTGGCTCCTATTTTATCCACATACTCCAAACGAATCCCAATACTTATCAACGACCAAGATAGGAACATCTGCTTTCCTTGGCAACCGGAAAGGGAAGTTAACTCTCTGTTTCGAGGGCCGCATACTTATGCTTTCAGATACACATAAAGTGTCTATAAGGCCTCTAAATTGCATTATAGGAAAGGCAGGGCATATTACAtaattatacaaagaaaatattgtaATATTTCAGTCTAGTTCTTTCTAAGTACAGTATTAAATATGTGTAAGGGAGATGGATATTGAGAAGGGGGGAGTGAGAGTGTGCAGGGATGCTTAAAATGAAATTTAGCAGGAATTTGACTCGCCTGGCATTTATCTGGGTTGGGCACAACTTGACCACTCTTACACATATATTACCACACACCCTCACTtcccccatccctatcctttttcTCCTTACTGGCCTTGAGGGAGTGTGTATAAAAGACAGCAGGAGACTGTGAAAGCGACTTAGCTGCAGACTCCCAGGCTAACAGCTCTAACTCAGTCTTTTCTGCCATGAGCCTCAGGGGCAGCACCACCTCCTCCTGTACCAGGGCCATCCCACTTCCTGTCCTGCAGGTGTTGCTGCCGATGTCACTGCTCCTGACCACGCTGGTTCCCTCCACCACTGGAGAACGTAAGAGAAACTTAGGGAAAGCTGAaggtggagtctctgtttccctgcACCTGAGGCTGCTTCTGCTGCAGCTGTATCTGGGGGATGGACTGTCCTGGTGCTCCTGGGACTAGAGAAAGGCATTATAtgaataactgtaaatggaggcGATGCACTCATGTGCCAGGAATTCTGCTAGGGTACTTTACTAAAGGTTTACCGATCAGACTCGCAATGGCCTTGTGAGAGAGGTACCCATCAATAGGGAAGATCCTTGAGATAATCATGACCACTCATAGAATCACAACTTCTACCCTAGCTAAAAGTATGGATAGAAGGCTGTACATTGAACTTCGCTGCTCATGTGTGAAGACCACCTCTGGCATTCATCCCAGTAACATCCAAGATTTGGAAGTGATCAGGGCAGGACCCCACTGCACCAAAGTCGAAGTAATGTAAGTCTCTGCTTCTGCAGTATTGCctcactagggaagcccttcaccTCCATCCCTACCGACACTGTTGGATCCCTTCTGATAGTGTGCCAGGATGCTCTCGGATAATTCTATTCTCTCTTGCAGAGCAATGTTgaagaatgggaagaaaatcTGTCTGGACCCAGAAGCTCCCAGAATCAAGAAAATAGTccagaaaatattggaagatgGTGGGTCAGCTGCTTAATGTTTTTGCTTTCTGTCAAACGATTTTATCTCCCAAGAAGGATAAAAGTTTGAGGTCTTGGCTTTCTAGAGTTCTTATTTATCCAGGATACCGAGTCATACCGTATGAAGCTTTGGATGTGTTTTCCGTTCTGTCACAAAAAGTCACATTTTGTTCTGAGATGGCTGATTAATAGAtgacagagagaaaatgaaagtaaGCATGGCtagggtgtaagataggctcaaagATGCATTGTACAACagggggaatagagccaatattttgtaataactgtatatggaaagtaactttaaaaattttaaagttaataaaaaaagaaagtaagcaaGGCTAGTTTCAAAATACATGGTTTACTCCCTAACTCTTGGCTAAATGTGGTACTGTGTTTtgcatttcctctttaaaaatttctttccaaaTACAGCCATGTTAACTTATCTTGCTCCTCTGTACTCTTAGACTAGATGTGCCCATGATGATTCCATAATGGTCAGTGATATTAGGAACCACACAGGGCCCAGCATGGAAcacttgctcaataaatgtttattaatatatttaggcACTTTATATATTAATAGTGTTTTTCATTGTCTTAGTCCTAGGATGTCTTGTTTCAAAACATTCTCTGAAAGATTTTTCTAATGTTTATTTTAGCCTTCAAATCCTAAAAATAAAGCTGTAGAATGTGAATCTTGTAAGCAGTGGTTATTTACTTTAAAGTGGATATATTTAATACCAGTAGAGCAAAAAATATATGATGGTATatgatatcatatatatttttaataatctatgatagtattttcaataataataataacaacacagATTCTACTTGGTGTTGAATGTTTTACCTTGACATGTTTGTACGTATTTGCATTTACTAAATATCTAGATGGTAACCATTTCAGTATGAGAATCAGCCTTGCAAATAAACACGATAGAGAATTTAAGCTTTACCAGGCTACTAACTGTTAGTTTACAATCAACAGAACTTTCTTTAATGTCTAATCTCTTTCATTTACACCCATGCTAttcttaaagaaatattaatataaaatcaaatttattattGCTTTGTTGTCatatattattacttttaacagaattattagggaaaaaagacttatgtttttattcttttaaactttGGTATTTAACAATATGGCCAACAAAAGTCACTAGCTGATGATACGTGCTATTTTTAATGTACTATAGTAATAGCTAAACTTTATTAATAACTATTAATATTATGAGTTATATTAATAATAAGATTAATATTCCAGACAAAATAATTGTTCTGCATGCATTACAATTAAATAATTGTAAAGAATTTAATAATTCTTACAAGATAGCTAGGATCTGGTTAAGAGCACGTCCTCTAAAGAGAGGGTAACTTAGTCCACCACTTGCCAGCTGTGTAAATTTGGGCAGGTtgcataacctctctgtgcctaagtttcttcatctctaaaatggcaTAATAATATTGCTTATCTCATAGAGTTGATGTGAAATTAACAGTTAATAAATTCAAAGTGCTGAAGATAATGAATGTCACACAATAACCCATATGTCAATGTTAgttagtatttattattattaccattagtGTTATAGGGAAGAAAAACGAAGTTCAAAGAGATTAGGAAATTTGCCTCAGAATCAGATAACTAAGTAGGTGACAGAGTGGCAATTTGAAACTATGCTCTTAACCACATACCATATCACtttgcttgatttttctttctctaattaagAGATTACATTATATATCACATAATGTTATTGACACGGAAAACAGGACTTGATACATAAATAGCATACTGCACATATTATGATGGTTATAGGAGAAGATATCAGTTCATCTATCCCAAACTGCACATGGACCTTGGGGAGCACTCATGTATTAAGCACATAGTTCACAATCTCTGCATTAttaggtttccttttattttctcctcactATTATAGGTTTAATGCCTTAGACGCTTTCTctacaaaataaatacttttattaagTAATAgttaacaaataacatacacgaATAAACATGTAATAAATAAAGCAGTAAATGGTGACTGCAGTCGTGGTGATCAGTTTTTctccaataatttaaaatagctcAGCATCTCGTTCATTTCTCTAGTGGTTTCCTACTGAAATCCAACAGGGCCACCTCTTGAGACATGACACCGTTTTTACACTAGGCTAATATCTCCGGCATAATGCATATGTCTCTTACTTTTGTGTGCACATGTTGAATTATTCTatttagatgcagagaaagaatgaatgaattgtcACTACTCCCTGGGTTCCTTTATACTGCAAATATTGAAATCTGTGGGGTAAGGTTGTACAAATCCAGTATGTTGCCCATCCATACGCCAAACCACCCCTCCTGTCCATTCCCTCTGGGCTAACCCAATTTGGGATCTCAAGTTTCAGTTCCATACACATGTATGACTTATACATGCTGTACCAGCCATTGCACGGATGCTGGATATTCAAAGACTGTAAGTCACAGAGACTTGCCATTGAAGAGAGTACTGTCTGGTGGGAGAGGCAGACAGGCTGACAAATAATCACGACCACAAGTTCATATAGAGGTACGCTCCAACTACACAAAGAAACAGATACATGAACACGTCAAAGCCTCATCGTTCTCATTTTCAACATTTATCATCTTCACTAGTGTAGTACTTTATACTGAGTTCCTGCCAGGGAGCTAGAATAGCGATAGACAGTACTATATCTCACCACACGGGGCTTTCCATTTAGGAAGAGAAAccattttaaacacatttagatatatatgcatgtgtgtgtgtatgtcataTATTTGTGTTTGTATGAGCTGTGAGACATAGGAGAAGCAGTGGGTGTTACAAGACAACAACAGGGAAAACAAGTAGCTTTAGCTGTTGGGGAAGGCCCCTGTGGGGAGGTGATATTTAAGCAGACACCAGAAATATGAGTAGAACTAGCCAGCTGAAAAGACAGGTGGTGGGAGAGTAAGAGAAAGCACATTCCAGGCCCAGGAACTAAATTCCATATCCCTGCAGAAATCTGGTCCTGCTGAGCATTAAAAGgtctgctagggcttccctggtggcgcagtggttgggggtccgcctgccaatgcaggggacacgggttcgtggcccggtccgggaagatcccacatgccgcggagtggctgggcccgtgagccatggccgctgagcctgccggtccggatcctgtgctccgcagtgggagaggccgcagcggtgagaggcccgcgtaccgaaaaaaaaaaaaaaaaaaaaagaggtctgcTAGTTCCATGCAGTGGGCTCCTGAGGCCCCTCACCACTGTTAATCAGTGTGACAGGGAGCCTCTGGCTTTGAGATGAGGGTGTGCTTTGCCCTGATCAAGAGCCAAAgtcattctttttcagggaaGGGAAGATGGTCTATATTGATCTCTGGACCTTTTCTGTGCAGGATTCTGTTGCATCTTTTACACACTCAACTCCCAGGTGCTCTGTGTCCTCCCGAGAGCTTCACTACTCCCGCCAACGGTGCAGCCCATCTCACCCTGTCACTTGTACTGGCCAGGTGGCAGCAGGCACCGGGAGATATGGCCTGAAAACTCTCCTTGACCTCTCTTCTTCCTGAGCAGAATGGAGAAACATCCAGGTAGCAATTTCTATAGAAAGTGTGCATCCAAACATTACCGTTACAATTTTTCTCAGAATAAGAGGATAGGTGAGGCTAACTGAGCTTGCTTCCTAGAGTATATTGGATGATGGTTGGTAGAGCCAGGTGGATCCCATTCAAGAGACTGAGGAAACTTTCCACATTCATGTGAAATTTGGAACCAAGTCATCACCTGGAGACCAAATTCAACTCTTTAGTAGCAGAAAACAATGACAAACGGCACATCTGGAAGAAACGCACCTGCCAAGCTCACTCAGTGGTAATCAACAAGAAAGGCAGAAGTGAAggagcagttctttttttttttttttttaacatctttgttggagtataattgctttacaatggtgtgttagtttctgttttgtaacaaagtgagtcagctatacatatacatatatccccatatcccctccctcttgcgtctccctccctcccaccctccctatcccacccctctaggtggtcacaaagcaccgagctgatctccctgtgctatgtggctgcttcctactaggtctctattttacgtttggtagtgta from Pseudorca crassidens isolate mPseCra1 chromosome 4, mPseCra1.hap1, whole genome shotgun sequence includes the following:
- the PPBP gene encoding platelet basic protein, whose protein sequence is MSLRGSTTSSCTRAIPLPVLQVLLPMSLLLTTLVPSTTGEPKSMDRRLYIELRCSCVKTTSGIHPSNIQDLEVIRAGPHCTKVEVIAMLKNGKKICLDPEAPRIKKIVQKILEDGGSAA